From a single Anaerolineales bacterium genomic region:
- a CDS encoding winged helix-turn-helix domain-containing protein produces MTDIFGKRKGVKMLAPLFGSKGSEKVLIFLVARGEGYASEIAQFFDLDISTIQNQLDKFELGGILSSTTRGRTRLYVFNPRYPFLKELKQLLEKALSFYAEDERGKLIMERRRPRRRGKPV; encoded by the coding sequence ATGACCGATATTTTCGGTAAAAGAAAAGGAGTAAAAATGCTGGCACCCCTCTTTGGATCCAAAGGTTCAGAAAAAGTTTTGATTTTCCTGGTTGCCCGTGGGGAAGGATATGCCAGCGAGATCGCACAATTCTTTGACCTGGATATTTCCACGATACAAAATCAGTTGGATAAGTTTGAACTTGGGGGGATTTTATCCAGTACAACCAGGGGACGGACCCGCCTGTATGTGTTCAATCCAAGGTATCCCTTCCTAAAGGAATTGAAACAATTGCTGGAAAAGGCATTGTCCTTTTACGCGGAGGATGAACGTGGAAAACTGATCATGGAAAGACGACGACCACGCCGCCGAGGGAAGCCTGTATGA
- a CDS encoding metallophosphoesterase, whose amino-acid sequence MQTLVIGDIHGCYEELQELIQKAGLSDGDLIVSLGDCVDRGPDTPAVLMYFIEQNNARLVMGNHERKHVRASRHEVKLARSQIISKMQFGDEYPNALEFMGSLPFHLDLPEALVVHGYFEPGVPVEQQLPTVLCGTMGGDKHLTKHYSQPWYELYDGGKPILVGHQNYSGTDQPFVYRDRVFGLDTGCVTGKSLTGLVLPSFRFVSVPSRANHWLQVRRLYTPPASSKPHPARVEFPWKPSELQELRDGITIINKKAAEIMQTLLSDPAFADLPARKQANLFSERAGSGRAATLLHLARLGQLNEESARKVLKSPDKLKDILSRFDRTE is encoded by the coding sequence ATGCAAACATTGGTCATTGGCGATATCCACGGTTGTTATGAGGAACTTCAGGAACTGATCCAGAAAGCAGGGCTGTCCGATGGTGATCTCATCGTATCCTTGGGGGATTGTGTGGATCGCGGACCGGACACCCCGGCGGTGTTGATGTATTTCATTGAACAAAATAACGCACGGCTGGTCATGGGCAATCATGAACGAAAACACGTTCGCGCGAGCCGGCATGAAGTGAAATTGGCCCGCTCCCAGATCATCAGTAAAATGCAGTTCGGGGATGAATATCCCAACGCCTTGGAATTTATGGGCAGCCTGCCTTTCCATCTCGATCTTCCGGAAGCCCTGGTCGTACATGGATATTTTGAGCCCGGTGTGCCCGTGGAGCAACAACTGCCTACGGTCCTGTGCGGCACAATGGGCGGCGACAAACACCTGACGAAACATTATTCACAGCCCTGGTATGAACTGTATGATGGCGGCAAACCCATCCTGGTCGGACACCAAAATTATTCGGGTACCGATCAACCTTTCGTTTATCGAGACCGTGTGTTTGGATTGGATACCGGCTGCGTCACCGGCAAATCCTTGACCGGGCTGGTTTTGCCGTCCTTCCGTTTTGTATCGGTTCCGAGTCGTGCAAATCATTGGCTGCAGGTCAGACGGTTGTATACGCCGCCTGCCAGTTCCAAACCGCATCCAGCAAGGGTCGAATTCCCCTGGAAGCCTTCCGAGTTGCAGGAATTACGAGATGGGATCACAATCATCAACAAGAAAGCCGCGGAGATCATGCAAACGTTGTTAAGCGATCCCGCCTTCGCCGACCTGCCTGCCCGGAAACAGGCAAACCTTTTCTCTGAAAGAGCCGGATCCGGCAGGGCAGCCACCCTGCTGCATCTGGCTCGTCTAGGCCAATTGAATGAAGAAAGCGCCCGAAAAGTTCTGAAATCCCCCGACAAGTTGAAGGATATCCTTTCCCGTTTTGACAGAACAGAATAA